The region AATGCATTTCTAAGGATCAGAATATCGGGTTTTTTTATCCCTGCACGGCTGAAAGCTAGACGTTCTCTGAAAATCGCAGGCAGATTTTCTCCACCCTGAGTTGTCGCAACATCATATAAGGATTGCGCAACCAATCTTCTTAAGCCGTGTTCCTTCAGAACATCAACAACCGTATCTTCAATTAATTTTTCTCGGGCTCCTGCCAAACTTGAAACTCGTCCGAAAATGGCATTACCAAGTACCGACATAACCGGAAAGTATTGTTGTGGGTCAATTGGCTTGAATAAACCGTCCAGTTTTTCCACCATCTCTGCCGCACTCTTCTTACGAATTTGTAAAATCCGTGCTTTGAACAATTCAGTGAACGATGGCCCAATCTGCTCGGCAGAAAACGCAAAAGGTACGGTCAACATCAATGCAAAATCTTCATACGACAAGCCACTTTGACCAACTAAACGGCGTTTGGCTACTATCACTCTAAGACGATGATAAAGGTTTTCATCCATATTCAAACGGCGAAATAATGGATGGTCTGTACCATCGGTGCCAAAGGTTTCAGTCAGCCCTTCGATTAGATTGGCAGACATATGTGCAAGATAGTCCGCAATGCCTTCGTCCTGTAGCATTTGTACGAAATTATCTTCTTGTGACAAGCTTATTTGGGTCAGCATCTTTGTGGGAACTGCATACAGCAGGTTGCTCCCCAAAGGTGTCACTGGATTGAATTTATCAGGGTGAAAGGTATGTACGATATCATCGAGACCAGCATTTGCTAACCGCTTAGCAATTTCTGGTCGCAACTGCACAATCGCTTCTACCAGCTCGTTTTGGGTGTTTGGATCAAGACGTGAACGTAATCCTCGGCGCACGATTATCTCGTCGGTGCCCATAGCTTCAACTAATTGGAACCACCAGTCTTTGATCTCATCATATGATTGAAAACCGGCCGTTTGCGGAACAACCCAGTTCGATTCGAATGGGTCGATACTATTACCAGCGCGCGCAGACTCTTGTTGCCAATCGGTGATATCAACCGAAATGTCCGAACCAAGCACAGGCTGATAATTAAATGGCATTAACAGGTTTTCACCCAGCGTACCTTTAAAAATATACGGTTTGGAATTGGCATAGCCGATACGATTAGCCACGACGGTTTGATGCAAATCATTCATCTCATGTCCCGCTATCGTCACGGAGCCTCGCTGTGGGATAACTTCGCGGGTTAACAAATCAGCAAAGGCGAGGGCCGTAGCCTCATTATTTGTCTTAATGGCAACACGTGCACCGTTGGGGATGGTCAGGTTAATATCTTCTAATATGGCATGGCCATCTTCATCACGTACCGTTACGTTTTTCAGTTCAATGTCACCATTAAGGCAGGTTTTGGTATCAGGCTCGCCATCAAATAAAGCATCGTTTACTAATGTTTTTGATGAGAAGCGTTCGGTAACGACTTCCCAGCGTAGCGCCATATCTTGGGTTTGGTTGTAATAAGCCAGCAACTCTTTCCAAGGCGATGACAAGTCTTTGTAAGCGGCTAGTGCGGCAACCAGTGCGCCGACAGTTATCTCTCCTTGAATCGCTAAATAACCACCAACAGAGTAGAAAAAGAATGGCGTTAATTGATTGATGAAATTATTCAGGAACTTCATGAAGAATTTCTTTTGATAAATCTCGAAGCGAATGCCGAACAGGTTGCCCAAACGATTGGAAAATAAGGACTGTCGATGACGTATTCCGCCGTTCATTCGAATATCGCTGACGCCAGCAGCTGTTTCGCCAATATCTGCAGCTAATTTGCGAATTTCCTGTATTCGAGCTTTATTCAACAAATTAATCTGACGCTGTAATTTGGGAATGATCCATGCCTGTAATGGGATCAACGTGATAGATGCGAGGCCAAACCAGAAGCTCTGGGCAAATAGGAAAGCTAGAATGGTCAGCATCTGCCCTGTTTGCAGGATAGGACGTGACAGCATATCGCCCATTAAGGAGCCCATAGGCTCAGCTTCAGACGTCACCATCGACACCAGTTCACCTTGGCTTGTGGTGCGGAAATATGAGCGTGGAAATCTTAAAATCCGAGTGACAAGTTGAAAACGAAAGCGCCTTAATAATCGCTCCGCCAGAACACCTTTCATGGTGTTTAACTTCATCTTCAATAAGCCATTGGCCAATACGGCAAATAGAAAACCAATACAAAGCGCCATCAAGAACTCGGTCTGACTTAATATCACCCCAAGCACTGAAACATCTTCGCCAGTGCCGCCAATAGCATCATTGATTATGCGCTTAGGCAGCTCTAGCGATATGTACAGGATCGGAAATGTCAGGAGCGTGACAGCTGATAGAATCAGCTGATTTCGTTTTGAATATTTCCAGATAAACTGAAAAAGGCTCTTTTCCATTTTCCGTGTCCTCTTGCTGAGTTAGTTATGACAATGCTGGTCTTTTAATGACGATGACGCTATTACTAATCGAACTTTTTATTCTGCTTGCAGTGCCATTGCAGCCATTTTCATGATACTTGCAAATGAATCTGCACCAGCAATAAACAAACCGTTATGGCAGAACAAAGCATCATCAAGACCGGTGATGTCTTTGAACGCCTTATCAGATAAACCAGCCCATGGTTTTGGCAGTGACTTTCTGTCTTCGAATGAACCGAGTTCAACAGGTACCGCTTGAATTGTCCATTTACCAGACTGAGATGGATAAACCATGAATAAAGCTTCAGGCGCTAACGTTAAAACCGCTGTTTTCCACGGCGTATACTGCTCTAATACAATCACTTTTGGATCGCTGGCGTTATCAATCGCTTCAGCGACAATATCTTTTGCATTAATGCCACCCGCAGCAGATGCGATGAAGCGGGTTAGAATACGCGCTGCAAAAGCAACCGCTTCATCAAAACACGCATCAAAGTCGCCATCTTCTTGCCAAGTAGGGTTAAACATTGAAATCGTTTGGCTAAGGCTTATACCTTGAGCAACACCTTCAACGTGACCACAATCGATGGCATCAATCGTAGACACTAAGCCTGCGTCGACAGCGTCTGCGATCTCTTGGTTCCCTTGGCATATTTCTAAGCCATATTTTTGCCAAATTAAACCAAATGAAG is a window of Moritella sp. Urea-trap-13 DNA encoding:
- a CDS encoding ABC transporter transmembrane domain-containing protein codes for the protein MEKSLFQFIWKYSKRNQLILSAVTLLTFPILYISLELPKRIINDAIGGTGEDVSVLGVILSQTEFLMALCIGFLFAVLANGLLKMKLNTMKGVLAERLLRRFRFQLVTRILRFPRSYFRTTSQGELVSMVTSEAEPMGSLMGDMLSRPILQTGQMLTILAFLFAQSFWFGLASITLIPLQAWIIPKLQRQINLLNKARIQEIRKLAADIGETAAGVSDIRMNGGIRHRQSLFSNRLGNLFGIRFEIYQKKFFMKFLNNFINQLTPFFFYSVGGYLAIQGEITVGALVAALAAYKDLSSPWKELLAYYNQTQDMALRWEVVTERFSSKTLVNDALFDGEPDTKTCLNGDIELKNVTVRDEDGHAILEDINLTIPNGARVAIKTNNEATALAFADLLTREVIPQRGSVTIAGHEMNDLHQTVVANRIGYANSKPYIFKGTLGENLLMPFNYQPVLGSDISVDITDWQQESARAGNSIDPFESNWVVPQTAGFQSYDEIKDWWFQLVEAMGTDEIIVRRGLRSRLDPNTQNELVEAIVQLRPEIAKRLANAGLDDIVHTFHPDKFNPVTPLGSNLLYAVPTKMLTQISLSQEDNFVQMLQDEGIADYLAHMSANLIEGLTETFGTDGTDHPLFRRLNMDENLYHRLRVIVAKRRLVGQSGLSYEDFALMLTVPFAFSAEQIGPSFTELFKARILQIRKKSAAEMVEKLDGLFKPIDPQQYFPVMSVLGNAIFGRVSSLAGAREKLIEDTVVDVLKEHGLRRLVAQSLYDVATTQGGENLPAIFRERLAFSRAGIKKPDILILRNALASHEGNARALTRQRISELMPETTQIFIENYFLSPESFDLFVEIVDGRIDGIARQDEPEDDDARQDLKRKLRVVAQTDLFSELDLKQQRLLAFSAQWYKAKPGQVIFSAGEEADASYLCVKGSSGLYWPASAGEQRLVSEILPGRLIGDLAVIHNSPRLLDLIAIEDCVFLRIGASELLAVIENDAMVAANLLRSVAGHLSETATSLRAMRAFAIERGVDFTALDEKDNNHN
- a CDS encoding MYG1 family protein, whose product is MNDKTIATHNGKFHADDVFSIATLTHIFPSFNLVRTRDLNVIGEADIVIDVGGEYDPETGRFDHHQRGGAGQRENGIPYSSFGLIWQKYGLEICQGNQEIADAVDAGLVSTIDAIDCGHVEGVAQGISLSQTISMFNPTWQEDGDFDACFDEAVAFAARILTRFIASAAGGINAKDIVAEAIDNASDPKVIVLEQYTPWKTAVLTLAPEALFMVYPSQSGKWTIQAVPVELGSFEDRKSLPKPWAGLSDKAFKDITGLDDALFCHNGLFIAGADSFASIMKMAAMALQAE